The Branchiostoma floridae strain S238N-H82 chromosome 1, Bfl_VNyyK, whole genome shotgun sequence sequence TTTATAAGTCGTCGGACTTTGCCCATTGAACAGAactctttttgtgtgtgtgtctatagtACTGCATTATTTCATGTTAGTATCGTGGCCTCGCCTTATCCTGTACACAAACTTAGTTGGACTAGATAAACTGGAAAGTAGTTCTTAATAGAACCGCCAGGAGCCGCAcatgtctaacctacatgtgtaacgttaaataGCTTTTCGCAAAGAATTACAAAAATCATCTGCGCCACCCCATCTCCAGATTATCATAGacaaaagtttctttcattGAGATtatgaacgtttttttttttttcatttgtataGAGAGCATAGCTGTCGCCAGGTGTTCTGAATCAGCAACGTGGACAAATATGTCAATAGGTTCCGTAAGGGAAACCCACCACGAAGATATTAATGGTGCTGTAACTTTAACTGTCAACACAATCTACCTTGTTAACTCGTTAGTCCAGCATGCTACGGTGCGTTAATCCACCACTTTTCTCACAATCAATATCAGCAAATCAGATCACTATATATGCCCTTTTCTGATACAAGAAACGCTTTCTCTTTGTTGGCCTTTGTTCTTGAGTTGGAGAGTACATTAAGGCCGAGGTCTCCGGAAGGAGCCGATTTGTTCGGACAAATATTTGAGGTCTGCTCCCGCGTGTAACAGGCATGAGACAGACACTTCCGGCGGAACGATTTTTGCACAGGTTATCTTTACTATCTCATAGGGTTTAGGCCACAAAAGGCAAATCTTATggttgacatcctctgcagatagCAAATCTAGAGACAGCGCGAAAAGAAACAAGGCGCACAGGATTCGAAATTGTCCTTTTTTAAACTATCTTGTCACGTGGGTGAGTACGGAACCCTCTTAAGTTATCTTTGCCCCCAATCAACCAGTTTGTCTTGAGACGGCCTGGATTAAACGCTGtgatttctttctttgataGCCCTTGAAGAAATTGAAAAGCTGGTGAAGTTGTATGAGGCCTTCTAGCATGTATCGTTGGAACTGCAACCGTTTGTTGGAAACTGGACTTGGGAAACATATTGCACGAGGATGACAATCCAAGAAAGTCAAACGTCCCGTAAAACTGAAGCCGCCAGGAATCAGAACCTGATGCCGGGGGATGTTTAATTGATTGTTTTGATAATCAATTGCGCCTTGACTGTATCCACCAGAGCAAAAGCTCAAAGATGCACTGTGCAGTCAAAACGTTTAGTACACAAGTAGTTTATAGACCAAGGAGGAGTGCTCAAAGTTTGGTATCCGCTAAGTCCGTCCTCCAGCTACATTTTGGCACATGGGGCACCGAAAAACATCCCACCAAACTGCCTGAATTCAGCTTTAATTTTGTATACAATCTGTTGCAAAGATCCATACATGCTTACATTGATATTACTTATGTGATATCAGATTTTTATCTGTTCTTCATTcatctttgatttgatttgattattaaaACTGCAAATTGACCATTAAATAGTattgctaaaaaaaaacacctccagtttaacattttacagatcCAAGCAACCGATAAATGATGCCAATAAGGGAGAAAAATCTAAGTGCACTAAATACCTATACTATAGATAATGAGAACTAATGTAACTTGATATTTACCACTTGTAAGCAAGGAGTCATCAGTTGATTAAACAGAGGTATACTAAAATATCTTAAATGAGAAATTGATATCATGTTTCTGTCtcacaaaataacatttcaCACTCAATGAGGTTTCACATAGCTAGAAGTTTTCTCTAAAGCCTGATACTAATTATAAGCATTTGGTCAAGCGATCATAGTCACAGTAAGACATGACTTCATAATGCAAATGCAGAGGATGATGCCCACTTTTCACTGTGTTTTCTTCATAACGCGTTTGGCCATAGTCTTCAATAACCTGGAAGGTAAACAGCAGGCTGTGGTTATTTTTCAGCAGTAGGTACTATAGTACTATCACAAGTCATAATTGATACACACATGCGGCAGAGACAAATTCAGTGCATTCAAATTTTCTCTCATTCACTTCAAAGAGAAGAAATCTTTACCTGTTTAAATCTGTTGTTTCCTACCAATTCTAAGTTTATCATCACTCATAACCCCAGATAAGTTCAACATCAACCAAACTGGCTTCTATTACTTGATAGTTTCCTTTTAAGATTTTCATGTTTGTTAAATTGCTCGGGTGATTGGCTATAAAATGTTTCCTGTGTCTGAACACAAAAAGTTTGCAAACTTGATTTTGGACGCCATGTCACCGCACACACATCGTCAATTGCATGACACATATGGTACCTTTGTTAATGGTAATAAATGGGCATTCCAATGATGCAAAATATGAAACAAGTGATAAGATAATTACAAAGATATGGATAACCAAATTTAAGTTTACAAACTTTTGGTGTTGGTTGTTCGCCCTCGTCAAAATCATCACACTTGTATCTAGAATATAGTGTCTAATCGCAAGGCCTCCCCACACATGCACAGGTAACGAAAAATCAGGAGAAATTTATCCAACAACCCTAAAACAACAGCTCAGGAGACCATATCATAATCTACATGCCAGACAAAAGAACCTAAAACAGTAGTACAAAGTTGGGTACCTGTTTTTCATGAAAGGtagatatgtatacatgtatgtgaaagtCAGGTGTGGGTTTTTGGCTATCCAGATCTCGTCCAGTCGGTTAGCCATCCCCACCGTGAACAGCCTGGCACAGCGGGACACTGCCATGTCGTCTACATGGACAGGATCCAACTTTGGATCAATGTTGAGTGACTGGAACACAAGATTTGTACAATAATGAATGTTAGGCATCCAGGCAAACAATACTTGGTAAAGCAGAATGAGTGAAATCTGGATGGCAAATAGAAGATGAGACATTTGAAGTGATATCCTTTCCATATTTCAATACTACTCATACACAATATACAAATGTCTCCATTTTAATAAGTTTTTAATTACTGATTTATTCTGTAACAATATTTGTAATCAGAATCATTAACtgaatcatgttttttttttctttcatatataATAAGATGAATTGGAATTTCATTTGTACACAATTTTCATTTACCAGTATGTGAGATCCTCTGGGCCgcaatcagatacatgtacctgtatcagTGTATGATTTAAGACAGcaaattgaaatcaaatcaacaatctTTTTAAGTTCCTTGGTGGCATGAGTTGAGTTGGTGAGATGAAGTAAACTGTTCACCTTGCTTGGTTCTCCCACCATGGCATTCTGGACAATATTAGACTCCACTGGACCAGGGCATGCTATCAGGATATTGATGTCATAGGAGTGGAGCTCAGCCCTCAATGCCCCAAACATGCCCTGTTGCAAAAAGGGATATTGTTATTAGAACATACTGAATACAAGTTGCCCTGTCTTGTCATGCATTTTATTGCTATGGGGAAAACCGATACCAAAAACTGGCAAATAGGCAGTAAGGGCACATTTGAGGGTCTAGCTTATTTGATTTTGTGGTCCCAAAATGATACATGGAAAACAAAATTGCTCTATATAGAGTACAAACAATTGTGTTATGTTTTCCAAACCCTATAGAGAATGTGAAATATACTGTCACTTTTGGCTtgcatatctttttttttccttctcctttGACTGCCATCAAGTTGGGTAATATCTAAATAAACTTCCCATCTTCCCAATACTTACATGGAGAGCAAACTTACTCCCGCTGTATGCAGACTGACGAGGGGTGGGGATTTTGCCTGACAGGCTGCTGGTCACCACAATctgcccctcccccctctccATCATGTGCGGGAGGACTGCCTTGGTCAGAGACACCTGCCCAACAACATCCACCTCAAAGATGAACCTGTCACCGTCCAGGCTTGTCTCCCAGAACACAGAGCGCTGAGTACGACCACTGTTGTTTACAAGGATGTCAACCTGAGAAATAACAAATAGGCCATAAAGAGGACACCCAAGCCTTGCTGtcagcaaatacatgtaatcaCTGAAATCACTGCAAACCAGAACATTGTTACTAGGTCATCAATAGCTAGTCACATTGTATGGGTTTTATCATCCATGTGTCTGGGAAAGCTTGTTGGTTTTCTCTATACTTGCTGGTGGATCATTAAAAACTGCTTACTCTGCCAAAGTGAGCAAGAACACGCTCCACACATCCAGCATGGGTGTCATAGGCAACAGAGTCCAGAGGCACCACCATCACATCATTATCAGGAACTTTTCCTGCCTCTTTTATataaaacacaagaaaaaatgTTAGTCACAATTCAATACATTCATATACACTAGCCTC is a genomic window containing:
- the LOC118424785 gene encoding dehydrogenase/reductase SDR family member 7-like, which translates into the protein MLDLIVYGILVVLLVQLLRLRMSDGDLSLMWCERFGESPTQLAGKVVWITGASSGIGEALAVELSRVGAKLVLSARREGELRRVKQRCVEAGKVPDNDVMVVPLDSVAYDTHAGCVERVLAHFGRVDILVNNSGRTQRSVFWETSLDGDRFIFEVDVVGQVSLTKAVLPHMMERGEGQIVVTSSLSGKIPTPRQSAYSGSKFALHGMFGALRAELHSYDINILIACPGPVESNIVQNAMVGEPSKSLNIDPKLDPVHVDDMAVSRCARLFTVGMANRLDEIWIAKNPHLTFTYMYTYLPFMKNRLLKTMAKRVMKKTQ